Below is a window of Candidatus Deferrimicrobiaceae bacterium DNA.
CGCCTCCCCTGGAGAACCGGGCCAACGAGGCGCTCGTCCGGTTCCTCTCCGCGTCGCTTGGTGTTCCCCGGTCCCGCGTGGAGATCGTCTCCGGCCGGCGGGGCCGAAAGAAAGTCGTGCGCGTCGCCGGGATCTCGCGGAAAGACCTGTTTCTCCGCCTCGGCCTACAGCAACCCCCGGATTAGCCCCCCGTCGACCTGGATCGTCGCCCCGGTGATGTAGGACGCCTGCTCCGACGCGAGGAACGCGACGAGCGCGGCCACTTCCCCGGGGGTCCCGAATCTCCCCGCAGGGATCTCGGCGATCCCCGCGGCCATCGCCTCCTCCACGGAGACCTGGCTCTCCGCGGCCCGCCTCTCGATCAGCGACTTGAGGCGCTCGGTCAGCACGTATCCCGGGCAGAGGTTGTTCACGGTCACGTTGTGTTCGGCGACCTCCCGGGAGAGCGTCTTCGCCATGCCGACCACGGCGCTGCGGATCGCGCTGGACTGGATCAGGTTGTCGATCGGCTGCTTGACGGAGAACGAGGTGAGGTTGACGATGCGCCCGAACTTCTGGGCGGTCATCCAGGGGAGGCAATGCCTTATGCACCGGGCCGCGCTCAGGAAATTCAGGTGGAAGCTTCTCGTCCAGTCCTCGTCCGACGCCCCGAGAAACCCGGAGGCGGGCGGGCGCCCGGCGTTGTTCACGAGGATGTGCACCGTGCCGAAGCCGTCGAAGATCCGGGCGAAGAGCGCGTCGATCTCCTCGCCCCGGGTCAGGTCCGCCCGGACGGCAAGCACCGGGCTCCCGGTCTTCGCGGAGATCTCCGCCGCCGCGCGGGAGAGGGTCTCCTCGTCGCGCGCGCAGACCGCCACGCGGGCTCCTTCGGCGGAGAGGGTCTCGGCGCACGCCCGCCCGATCCCCCTGCTCCCC
It encodes the following:
- a CDS encoding SDR family oxidoreductase; the encoded protein is MDFGIRGKAALVCAGSRGIGRACAETLSAEGARVAVCARDEETLSRAAAEISAKTGSPVLAVRADLTRGEEIDALFARIFDGFGTVHILVNNAGRPPASGFLGASDEDWTRSFHLNFLSAARCIRHCLPWMTAQKFGRIVNLTSFSVKQPIDNLIQSSAIRSAVVGMAKTLSREVAEHNVTVNNLCPGYVLTERLKSLIERRAAESQVSVEEAMAAGIAEIPAGRFGTPGEVAALVAFLASEQASYITGATIQVDGGLIRGLL
- a CDS encoding DUF167 domain-containing protein; this translates as MSGRTVREAGRGEEFSTVTVHVLPRASREGVAGLFGDAVRVRLTAPPLENRANEALVRFLSASLGVPRSRVEIVSGRRGRKKVVRVAGISRKDLFLRLGLQQPPD